Proteins encoded within one genomic window of Salipaludibacillus agaradhaerens:
- the sigI gene encoding RNA polymerase sigma-I factor: MLKRLLAKPDYNEQINNTIELIQSGNVEQESEFINQYIPFIRKVTAGVCKRFINPDTDDEFSIALIAFSEAIHQYSSDKGSSFLSFANLVIRRRVIDYIRMEQRRRTSLSFDFKEDDKENMENVAEISASFQDYYKQLENDLRREEINHFKSKLHTFGISLTEVADQCPKHQDARMNMVNIAKIIIQEEEVLSSLMLKKRLPVKQLMKYMTMSRKTIERNRKYIIALVIVLLEDYKYLKDYLREWL; the protein is encoded by the coding sequence GTGCTAAAGCGTCTTTTAGCTAAGCCAGATTATAATGAGCAAATAAATAATACAATCGAATTAATACAGTCAGGTAATGTTGAACAAGAAAGTGAATTCATTAATCAATATATTCCATTTATAAGAAAAGTGACAGCAGGAGTGTGTAAAAGGTTTATTAACCCAGATACTGATGATGAGTTTAGTATCGCTTTAATTGCCTTTAGCGAAGCCATTCATCAATATTCATCAGATAAAGGGAGTTCGTTTTTATCCTTTGCCAACCTTGTTATTAGGCGACGTGTTATTGATTACATACGAATGGAACAACGTAGAAGAACGTCGCTCTCTTTTGACTTTAAGGAAGATGACAAAGAAAATATGGAAAACGTTGCAGAGATTTCAGCTTCATTTCAAGACTACTATAAACAACTTGAAAATGATTTAAGACGTGAAGAAATCAATCATTTTAAGAGTAAGTTGCATACATTTGGTATCAGCTTAACTGAAGTAGCAGATCAATGTCCGAAACATCAAGATGCTAGAATGAATATGGTGAATATTGCAAAAATCATTATTCAAGAAGAAGAGGTTCTCTCCTCACTGATGCTTAAGAAACGTTTGCCAGTTAAACAGCTTATGAAATACATGACCATGAGTAGAAAAACAATAGAGAGAAATAGAAAATATATTATCGCTCTTGTTATTGTGCTTCTCGAAGATTATAAGTACTTGAAGGATTATTTGAGGGAGTGGTTATAA
- the tatC gene encoding twin-arginine translocase subunit TatC: MTEENMNVLDHLEELRKRILIILTAFLLIFISVFIFIRDIYGWFTHGLDMPLAVLGPLDIVVIYFSLAAVIALALTVPVVVLQIWLFVKPALTVKERKVTALYIPASFLLFIGGLAFGYFVVMPLVLNFLLELGTGTFEIMLTADKYFQFVLRMTVPFSILFEMPLVIMFLTSVGMMTPAAMKKNRKYAYFAIVVVSVVISPPDFISDVLVIIPLILLYEISINLSAIIYRRRLKREQNENTPVVK, translated from the coding sequence ATGACAGAAGAAAATATGAATGTTCTTGACCATTTAGAAGAATTGCGTAAACGAATTTTAATTATACTCACTGCTTTCCTTTTGATATTTATAAGTGTGTTCATTTTTATCAGAGACATATATGGTTGGTTCACACATGGGTTAGATATGCCTCTAGCTGTGTTAGGCCCTTTAGATATTGTGGTTATATATTTTTCGTTGGCAGCGGTCATTGCTCTTGCCTTAACTGTACCTGTGGTGGTGCTTCAAATCTGGCTTTTTGTAAAGCCTGCGTTAACAGTTAAAGAAAGAAAAGTTACTGCTTTATACATACCTGCTTCTTTTTTATTATTTATTGGCGGATTAGCTTTCGGTTATTTTGTTGTTATGCCACTCGTACTTAATTTTTTATTAGAGTTAGGTACAGGGACGTTTGAAATTATGCTAACTGCAGATAAGTACTTTCAATTTGTTCTAAGGATGACAGTGCCGTTTAGTATTTTGTTTGAAATGCCTCTTGTTATTATGTTTTTAACAAGTGTGGGGATGATGACGCCGGCAGCCATGAAGAAAAATCGAAAATATGCTTATTTTGCTATTGTTGTCGTGAGTGTCGTCATTTCACCACCGGATTTTATTTCTGATGTGCTCGTGATAATTCCTTTAATTTTGCTATATGAAATAAGCATCAACCTATCAGCTATTATTTACAGGCGACGACTTAAACGAGAACAAAATGAAAACACACCGGTTGTTAAGTAG
- a CDS encoding toxic anion resistance protein: protein MNDNNKFDSTENDTNLTPLQSSRQESDHTSTETEQNIHDILNSIGKLGAQEQEKAGESLEALKRPVSDMMNEPNHDLPEQLSKLKEVVGELEPNYLQEGRFKQFLTKLIRRSPVEKYAQKYQSIESEVETIIEALLHGKDRLQEDTVMLHQLKGVARERIKGLNEQIQVGKELNIMLEKELAKEEWQEDPTPIQKGQQKVLTRVKNMQQAVLVLQQSLASVDIIVENNEKLEEAIFNAITMTKNIITVTASIQLSLSNQKKVIDAVQNVNKTTESMLLNNAEMLKSNTEETLKTLEEPAVAMETFKKAYEDVYSAIEMTEQSNERIIESSKKFITEMEQLNDQMERKLLN, encoded by the coding sequence ATGAATGATAATAATAAATTTGATTCTACTGAAAATGACACAAACTTGACACCGTTACAATCATCAAGACAAGAGTCTGACCATACCAGTACAGAGACAGAGCAAAATATCCATGATATTTTAAACTCGATCGGTAAGCTTGGCGCCCAAGAACAAGAGAAAGCTGGTGAATCTCTTGAAGCATTAAAACGCCCTGTCAGCGATATGATGAATGAACCAAACCACGATTTACCTGAACAGCTTTCAAAATTAAAAGAAGTAGTTGGTGAACTTGAACCTAATTATTTACAAGAAGGACGATTCAAGCAATTTCTAACAAAATTGATCCGTCGAAGCCCCGTTGAGAAATATGCTCAAAAATATCAATCCATTGAGAGTGAAGTAGAGACTATTATTGAGGCTTTATTACACGGAAAAGATCGCTTACAAGAAGACACAGTTATGCTCCATCAATTAAAAGGGGTTGCTCGAGAAAGAATCAAAGGATTAAACGAACAAATACAAGTTGGTAAAGAACTGAATATCATGCTTGAGAAGGAATTAGCAAAGGAAGAGTGGCAAGAAGATCCTACCCCTATACAAAAAGGACAACAGAAAGTTTTAACAAGAGTTAAAAATATGCAACAGGCCGTACTTGTTCTCCAACAATCATTAGCTTCTGTCGATATTATTGTTGAGAACAATGAAAAATTAGAAGAAGCTATTTTTAATGCGATCACTATGACAAAAAACATTATTACAGTGACTGCTTCCATTCAATTATCTCTCAGCAATCAGAAAAAAGTCATTGATGCTGTCCAGAATGTTAACAAAACAACGGAATCCATGTTACTTAATAACGCAGAAATGCTTAAATCCAATACTGAAGAAACACTAAAAACCCTTGAAGAACCGGCTGTAGCGATGGAAACTTTCAAAAAAGCATACGAGGATGTATATTCAGCTATCGAGATGACTGAACAATCCAATGAACGAATTATTGAATCAAGTAAAAAATTTATTACTGAAATGGAGCAGCTTAATGATCAAATGGAACGTAAGCTGTTAAATTAG
- a CDS encoding PH domain-containing protein, whose amino-acid sequence MNSWKRQHPAAIFISFLSSLKEIVVSLIAVLIFGQTQAYTSLFYLIFFSAILFIALYSGFVSWWKFYYNLQEEELLIKKGLIFRKNRFIRKERIQSIDINANIIQRLFRLVELRIETAGGGSEPEFSLVALKREEAQRIKKQLLKKKTTPISHTMEHEQHIATFPHAEDESMFVPDEEHDSHNVTSQTIVSDDLIEEREEVEEQVDFKWELGTRRLILAALTSSGVGIAATFLAAVVSQLPQLLPEWLLDHVIGWFVHSSILLIASLLLVILFTAWLFTLVGTMLKYGYFILKKQGNDIHISRGVLEQRQLTLNAARITGVRLVQSPMRQLFNVVSIYVESAGGGTKDEDLSTILVPLCKRNEVKYILEQTVPEFAISPNYESLPKESLRRYMIRLAIPSLIVAAVTTYYLPYGWLAFVLPIVGASIGFAQFKTAGICHNEYMLCLKTRTIAKTEVYLPKKRIQDMSSSQHPLQKLDNLHTLSVSVLTTVLGKTFTMRHVSHEQMEKSYGWYSYEEMKRE is encoded by the coding sequence ATGAATAGTTGGAAAAGACAACATCCTGCTGCTATTTTTATTAGTTTTCTTAGTAGCCTTAAAGAAATCGTTGTTTCTCTCATTGCCGTACTTATTTTTGGTCAGACTCAGGCGTACACATCCTTATTTTATCTCATCTTTTTTTCGGCAATTTTATTCATAGCTCTGTATAGTGGATTTGTTAGTTGGTGGAAATTTTACTATAACCTTCAAGAGGAGGAGCTGTTAATAAAAAAGGGCCTTATTTTTCGCAAAAATCGATTTATAAGGAAAGAACGTATCCAGAGCATAGATATAAACGCGAACATTATTCAGAGATTGTTTCGTCTCGTGGAGCTCCGTATTGAAACTGCTGGCGGTGGTAGTGAGCCAGAGTTTAGTCTTGTAGCATTAAAAAGAGAAGAAGCTCAAAGAATAAAAAAACAGTTATTAAAAAAGAAAACCACGCCTATTAGTCATACTATGGAGCATGAGCAACATATAGCAACATTTCCCCACGCTGAGGACGAGAGTATGTTTGTCCCTGATGAGGAGCATGACAGTCACAATGTGACCTCTCAAACAATAGTGAGTGATGATCTGATTGAGGAAAGGGAAGAGGTAGAAGAACAAGTAGATTTTAAATGGGAGCTTGGAACGAGACGTTTGATTTTGGCCGCGTTAACGTCTAGTGGGGTTGGTATCGCTGCAACCTTTTTGGCAGCAGTTGTATCACAGCTCCCACAATTACTTCCAGAATGGTTATTAGATCACGTGATTGGATGGTTCGTTCATTCCAGTATTCTTTTAATTGCCTCTTTACTTTTAGTGATTCTATTTACAGCATGGTTGTTTACGTTAGTCGGAACGATGTTGAAATATGGTTATTTTATTTTAAAGAAACAAGGAAACGATATCCATATTTCTCGAGGCGTGCTCGAACAAAGGCAGTTGACATTAAATGCAGCTAGAATAACCGGTGTGAGACTTGTTCAGAGCCCTATGCGACAACTGTTCAATGTCGTTTCTATTTATGTTGAAAGTGCAGGCGGAGGTACGAAAGACGAAGATTTGTCTACGATTTTAGTCCCTTTGTGTAAACGCAACGAAGTAAAATATATATTAGAACAGACGGTACCTGAGTTTGCCATTTCTCCTAATTATGAAAGCCTTCCTAAAGAAAGTTTGAGACGCTACATGATCAGATTAGCTATTCCTAGCCTAATTGTAGCCGCAGTAACAACTTATTATTTGCCATATGGGTGGCTCGCTTTTGTGTTACCGATAGTTGGAGCTAGTATTGGATTTGCCCAGTTTAAAACGGCAGGTATCTGTCATAACGAGTATATGCTTTGTTTAAAAACACGAACAATCGCTAAGACAGAAGTTTATTTACCAAAGAAGAGAATTCAGGATATGAGTTCTTCTCAACATCCTTTGCAGAAGCTAGACAATCTTCATACATTAAGTGTCTCAGTATTAACAACGGTGCTTGGAAAAACTTTTACAATGCGTCATGTTAGTCATGAACAGATGGAAAAAAGCTATGGATGGTATTCGTATGAAGAGATGAAAAGAGAATAA
- a CDS encoding YeeE/YedE family protein, producing MVSQATSREQRKVSLIPLPPMQTRPFFLGVGLFIMLLIISQFIAGTQMALLSGLGLLLGFTLFHARFGFTSAFRRLLTVGNGEAIRAHMVMLAVAVTLFAPILHFGVGFFGESPTGFVSPVGTSVIVGSFLFGIGMQLGNGCASGTLFSLGSGRSSMIIVLISFIIGSVFGAWHFEFWTETMPNWEGISLATHTGLGYFGAWTLQMLIFSFIFVLTYVISKRKKAPKMAPLPTATGIKRVIRGSWPILIAAVLLAVLNAATLMLRGQPWGITGAFALWGSKIAQFIGIDVASWGYWQGARASSLDQSIFFDSTSVMNFGLIIGAFMATTAGGLFSFKKKIPLKLILASVIGGLLMGYGARLAFGCNIGAYFGGIASFSVHGWIWMIFALLGSLLAIKCRPFFGLQNPKKEDTFC from the coding sequence ATGGTTAGTCAAGCAACATCAAGAGAACAGAGAAAGGTTTCCTTAATACCCCTTCCTCCTATGCAAACACGTCCATTTTTTCTCGGCGTCGGGCTGTTTATTATGCTCCTCATTATCAGTCAATTCATCGCCGGGACACAGATGGCCCTTTTATCTGGCTTAGGCCTTCTATTAGGCTTTACACTTTTTCATGCAAGGTTTGGTTTTACATCAGCTTTTCGTCGATTATTAACTGTAGGAAATGGTGAAGCAATACGAGCACATATGGTTATGCTTGCTGTAGCAGTGACTTTGTTTGCCCCCATACTTCATTTTGGCGTCGGTTTTTTTGGAGAAAGTCCTACCGGGTTTGTTTCTCCTGTGGGAACGAGTGTTATTGTTGGCTCATTTTTATTCGGAATAGGCATGCAGCTCGGTAATGGATGTGCATCCGGAACATTATTTTCTCTAGGTAGTGGGCGCTCTTCTATGATTATTGTGTTGATCAGCTTTATTATTGGATCAGTATTTGGAGCATGGCATTTCGAATTTTGGACAGAAACTATGCCGAATTGGGAAGGGATCTCCCTTGCTACTCATACGGGATTAGGTTATTTTGGAGCCTGGACTTTACAAATGTTAATTTTTTCCTTCATTTTTGTGCTGACGTATGTTATTTCTAAAAGAAAAAAAGCGCCTAAAATGGCACCTTTACCGACTGCCACAGGGATAAAGCGAGTCATTAGAGGCTCTTGGCCTATTTTAATCGCCGCAGTTCTTTTAGCTGTTCTTAATGCCGCAACGTTAATGTTACGTGGTCAACCGTGGGGAATTACAGGCGCGTTTGCCCTTTGGGGGTCTAAAATTGCCCAATTTATTGGAATTGATGTGGCATCATGGGGGTATTGGCAAGGTGCCCGTGCCTCATCGCTCGATCAATCCATCTTCTTCGATTCCACTTCTGTTATGAACTTTGGCCTTATAATTGGTGCTTTCATGGCAACAACTGCTGGAGGATTGTTTAGCTTTAAGAAAAAGATTCCATTAAAACTCATTTTGGCCTCCGTAATCGGCGGACTTCTCATGGGTTATGGCGCGAGGCTAGCGTTTGGTTGTAATATTGGTGCTTACTTTGGCGGCATTGCCTCCTTTAGTGTCCACGGGTGGATTTGGATGATTTTTGCCTTATTAGGCTCTCTTTTGGCAATAAAATGTCGTCCATTCTTCGGACTTCAAAATCCTAAAAAAGAAGATACTTTCTGTTAA
- a CDS encoding conserved virulence factor C family protein, with amino-acid sequence MKIIAVEPTPSPNTMKFTLNEALPQGKANNYTLKQKQDAPQFVKEILDIEGVKGVYHVADFIAVERTPKVDWKAILPKVRHVFGEHSEEIEENSVDEHFGEVTVNVQEFKGIPMQVKVSDGEQEVRVGLPERFVSAVNKATKEDDNVVLLRKWKEQRPRYGELNQVANEVAEELQATYTEARLEELVRNADKATDSSALEKPTRQWLKVTEEMLDEDDWKKRFAILEQMNPKIEDLPVLEKALNDEKASIRRLATVYIGMIEDEKVMPYLERALEDKTVTVRRTAGDAMSDIGSTTAIPAMIKSLKDPSKLVRWRAAMYLYEVGDERAVPALKEAQEDSEFEVSMQAKLALARIEGGEEAKGSVWKQMTEVFDQ; translated from the coding sequence ATGAAAATTATTGCAGTTGAACCTACACCGAGTCCGAATACCATGAAGTTCACATTAAATGAGGCACTTCCTCAAGGAAAAGCCAATAACTATACATTAAAACAAAAACAAGATGCACCGCAGTTCGTGAAAGAAATTTTGGACATTGAAGGTGTAAAAGGGGTTTACCATGTAGCAGATTTCATTGCTGTGGAGCGTACGCCAAAAGTTGATTGGAAGGCAATTTTGCCGAAAGTGCGTCATGTTTTTGGCGAACATTCAGAAGAGATAGAAGAAAATTCAGTCGACGAGCATTTCGGTGAAGTCACGGTAAATGTCCAAGAGTTTAAAGGCATTCCTATGCAAGTAAAAGTATCAGATGGGGAACAAGAAGTGAGAGTCGGTTTACCAGAACGTTTTGTTAGTGCTGTAAATAAAGCGACTAAAGAAGATGACAATGTTGTACTGCTTAGGAAGTGGAAAGAGCAGCGTCCACGGTATGGAGAACTTAATCAAGTAGCGAATGAAGTAGCGGAAGAACTCCAGGCAACTTATACAGAGGCTCGATTAGAAGAGCTAGTAAGGAATGCAGATAAAGCTACCGACAGTTCAGCGTTAGAAAAACCAACTCGACAGTGGTTAAAAGTGACAGAAGAGATGCTTGATGAAGATGACTGGAAAAAGCGATTTGCTATTCTTGAACAAATGAACCCAAAAATAGAAGACCTTCCTGTGCTTGAGAAGGCATTAAATGATGAGAAAGCGTCCATCAGACGATTGGCAACGGTTTATATAGGTATGATAGAAGATGAAAAAGTTATGCCATATTTAGAAAGAGCATTAGAGGATAAAACAGTCACAGTGAGAAGAACAGCGGGAGATGCCATGTCGGATATCGGAAGTACAACCGCTATTCCTGCCATGATAAAATCTCTGAAAGATCCGTCAAAACTTGTACGTTGGAGAGCTGCTATGTATTTGTATGAAGTGGGAGATGAACGGGCAGTTCCAGCTTTAAAAGAGGCTCAAGAGGATTCAGAGTTCGAAGTTAGTATGCAAGCCAAACTTGCCCTCGCTAGAATAGAAGGTGGCGAAGAAGCTAAAGGGTCTGTCTGGAAACAAATGACTGAAGTGTTTGACCAGTAA
- a CDS encoding TlpA disulfide reductase family protein produces MKAPMFTLKDLNSHHHMSLNDFKGKAILLTFWVSWCPDSQRDLGYKQLLYNEIKTDDFVLLMINVTGREHKKGAGEKYYQDNHFTFPALKDEGTKVYDQFQCMSVPTTFLLNKQHIITATFHDKATLAQMIEKIGHVI; encoded by the coding sequence ATGAAAGCACCTATGTTTACATTAAAAGACCTAAATTCTCATCATCATATGTCATTAAATGATTTTAAAGGAAAGGCCATTCTTTTAACATTTTGGGTTTCATGGTGTCCTGACAGTCAAAGGGACTTAGGTTATAAACAATTGTTATACAATGAGATCAAAACAGATGACTTTGTGCTTTTAATGATAAATGTAACCGGCAGAGAACATAAAAAAGGGGCAGGAGAAAAGTATTATCAAGATAATCACTTTACATTCCCTGCTCTAAAAGACGAAGGGACAAAAGTATATGATCAGTTCCAGTGTATGTCAGTTCCAACAACTTTTTTGTTAAATAAACAGCACATCATAACAGCTACTTTTCATGATAAAGCAACGTTGGCCCAAATGATTGAGAAGATAGGGCATGTTATATAA
- a CDS encoding DUF2777 family protein: protein MNRQEAKAMIGKYIAVNEGNKGTYVGQLLDVMTPPQSTWEGIVRITGVLTIPSLDGSDTLDTINLLFDENEKIKVSGRKLTPLDKPFNGSFNESFAIALKEAWDIAQDENSHYEKRMSFLQQELRKLNAEHLIYENAFVYYQLVKKGRKLYIYDEKKRESLSLEGCPFEFEIKVNNEWETAYYKKGFTFETISHDKIELKHGSTVRLNKAQFDPYKILLNELDEPSLNALERGLEKLGIEHENSVYCHNSLLIHLLSSFNQSFFSGVNFISYATETNQYVVQHHYERTMRDDEADITFDRFEFTSDKGERVLTTYATQLSND, encoded by the coding sequence ATGAATAGACAAGAAGCTAAGGCAATGATTGGAAAATATATTGCGGTCAATGAAGGTAATAAAGGAACGTATGTGGGACAATTATTAGACGTTATGACCCCTCCACAATCCACGTGGGAAGGAATTGTTCGTATAACTGGCGTATTAACAATCCCCTCTTTAGATGGTAGTGATACACTTGACACTATTAATTTGCTTTTTGATGAAAATGAAAAGATTAAAGTTTCTGGCCGTAAACTTACACCTTTAGATAAACCGTTTAATGGCTCCTTTAACGAATCATTTGCAATTGCTCTTAAAGAAGCATGGGATATAGCTCAAGATGAAAATAGTCATTATGAGAAAAGGATGTCATTTTTACAACAAGAATTAAGAAAATTAAATGCTGAGCATCTCATTTATGAGAATGCTTTCGTCTATTATCAATTAGTCAAAAAAGGAAGAAAGCTTTACATTTATGATGAAAAGAAACGTGAATCCCTCTCATTAGAAGGGTGTCCGTTTGAATTTGAAATAAAAGTGAATAATGAGTGGGAAACAGCTTATTACAAAAAAGGATTTACGTTTGAAACGATATCACACGATAAAATTGAATTAAAACACGGCTCTACCGTGAGACTCAATAAAGCACAGTTTGACCCCTACAAAATTTTACTAAATGAGTTAGATGAACCTTCGTTAAATGCACTAGAACGTGGATTAGAAAAACTAGGAATTGAACATGAAAATTCAGTATATTGCCATAACTCTCTACTAATTCATTTGCTTAGTTCATTTAACCAATCATTCTTTTCAGGCGTTAATTTTATCTCTTATGCCACAGAAACAAATCAATATGTCGTTCAACATCATTATGAAAGAACGATGCGTGATGATGAGGCTGACATTACCTTTGACAGATTTGAATTTACTTCTGATAAAGGAGAAAGAGTCTTAACAACTTATGCAACACAATTATCGAATGATTAA
- a CDS encoding PH domain-containing protein, giving the protein MRPKPDQPLDLKTLKVWKITSAFGSVFYGLLPLIYWGLSRIWTFLPIWPTYALAVLAFLFALINIFIIQKLQWNRWRYKIYENEIELMYGVFILRRVIIPMIRVQHVDTKQGPLFRYYRLASVTISTAATVHEIPGLTLEKADMLRDHIAQLAREADPDE; this is encoded by the coding sequence ATGAGACCTAAGCCAGATCAGCCATTAGATTTAAAGACCTTGAAGGTCTGGAAAATAACATCTGCGTTCGGTTCTGTTTTTTATGGTTTATTGCCATTAATCTATTGGGGGCTAAGTCGTATATGGACTTTCCTTCCCATATGGCCAACATACGCCTTAGCTGTGCTGGCCTTTCTTTTTGCTCTTATAAACATTTTTATTATCCAAAAACTACAATGGAATCGGTGGCGTTACAAGATTTATGAGAATGAGATTGAATTAATGTACGGCGTATTTATTCTAAGACGCGTCATTATTCCTATGATTCGGGTTCAACATGTGGATACAAAACAAGGTCCGTTATTCCGCTACTATCGTTTAGCTAGTGTTACTATATCGACAGCTGCAACTGTTCATGAAATACCTGGGCTTACGTTGGAAAAGGCAGATATGCTAAGAGACCATATTGCTCAGTTAGCAAGGGAAGCTGATCCTGATGAATAG
- a CDS encoding thioredoxin family protein, whose amino-acid sequence MITLKHNGELNTERTKWIYLYTPLCGTCQLARTFIELAEKAYGESFIYELDLNYLKNDAQLWGIESVPCLVKIVEGKPIKKLYAFESVSNVFEFISTH is encoded by the coding sequence GTGATTACACTTAAGCACAATGGGGAGCTAAACACGGAAAGGACTAAATGGATTTATTTATATACACCTCTGTGTGGGACATGTCAGCTAGCTCGGACATTTATAGAGTTAGCTGAAAAGGCTTATGGAGAGAGTTTTATATATGAATTAGATTTAAATTATTTAAAAAATGATGCGCAATTATGGGGAATTGAAAGTGTCCCATGTCTCGTGAAAATTGTGGAAGGGAAGCCTATAAAGAAATTATATGCATTCGAATCTGTTTCTAATGTATTTGAATTTATATCTACTCATTAA
- a CDS encoding anti-sigma factor domain-containing protein, whose amino-acid sequence MKKGVVMEVRNRHIVVMTKDGEFIRAKPDEHAHVGEEVEFSSFPLYSFYRIVDKKLYSMPLAFTLILLLFLPLWPLVQPSKVHGIILLDMNPSIEMAVNEEYEVLYTSSYDREGETLLADIDASFKGMNVSRATNIILEEGYEQGILNDTSSVYLTSPRAFNDPVITNQIGDWSSDLSNEMGLSIYSVYVEDELVEKARKQAVSPLKMLLLSYYNQDVFDDSLSEQYSVNELIDLTGVPLEELTDVTVIK is encoded by the coding sequence ATGAAAAAAGGGGTCGTGATGGAAGTCAGGAACAGGCACATTGTCGTCATGACAAAAGACGGTGAATTTATTCGTGCCAAACCTGACGAACATGCACATGTAGGGGAAGAAGTAGAATTTTCTTCTTTTCCTTTATATTCCTTTTATCGTATAGTGGATAAAAAGCTATATAGTATGCCTTTAGCATTTACGCTTATTCTATTATTGTTCCTGCCATTATGGCCTCTAGTCCAACCTTCAAAAGTTCACGGGATTATTTTACTTGATATGAATCCAAGTATTGAAATGGCTGTAAATGAAGAATATGAAGTGTTATACACGTCAAGCTATGATAGAGAAGGTGAAACGTTATTAGCAGATATCGATGCCTCTTTTAAAGGAATGAATGTTAGTCGTGCCACGAACATTATTCTAGAAGAGGGATATGAACAAGGAATATTAAACGACACAAGCTCCGTTTATTTAACATCTCCACGTGCTTTTAATGATCCTGTCATAACAAATCAAATAGGGGATTGGTCGTCTGACTTATCAAATGAGATGGGGTTATCGATTTATTCTGTTTATGTAGAGGATGAATTAGTGGAAAAAGCGAGAAAACAAGCGGTTTCTCCTCTTAAGATGTTGCTATTATCATATTATAATCAAGATGTGTTTGATGATTCATTAAGTGAGCAATATTCAGTTAACGAGCTTATTGATTTAACGGGGGTTCCATTAGAGGAGCTAACGGATGTGACCGTTATTAAATAG
- the tatA gene encoding twin-arginine translocase TatA/TatE family subunit gives MLSNIGIPSLLLILVIALVIFGPKKLPEIGKAMGQTLKEFKNSTKELTKEDDETNHDRKND, from the coding sequence ATGTTATCTAATATTGGCATCCCTAGCCTTTTATTAATATTGGTCATCGCTTTAGTTATTTTTGGACCGAAAAAATTACCTGAAATCGGTAAAGCAATGGGACAAACACTCAAAGAATTTAAAAATTCCACAAAAGAGCTAACTAAAGAAGATGACGAGACAAATCATGATCGTAAAAACGATTAG
- a CDS encoding metallophosphoesterase family protein yields the protein MKLALISDIHGNAEALKSVLNDLSIVGATHVAVLGDLSFRGPQPKECLDLIRELQAKVIKGNADEWIVRGIKKGEVPEPAFEMMRQEQAWAKEQLTEEDLNYLSTLPETLELPLSNKEQLYACHATPSSLFDVISNEADNDSFSVYTKANNRATYYAYGHIHLPFLRAFSEKKIMNTGSVGLPFDGDVRASYIVLDSTHNDINIQFRRVSYDVEKACHALDETNYPETAKKVVKKIYTTGSKP from the coding sequence ATGAAACTTGCTTTAATTTCTGATATTCACGGAAATGCAGAAGCGTTAAAATCTGTTCTTAACGATCTTTCAATTGTTGGCGCAACACATGTTGCTGTTTTGGGCGATCTCTCTTTCCGTGGACCACAACCGAAAGAATGCCTTGATTTAATCAGAGAGTTGCAAGCTAAAGTGATTAAGGGGAATGCAGATGAGTGGATTGTTCGGGGGATAAAAAAAGGTGAAGTACCAGAACCGGCCTTTGAGATGATGCGACAGGAGCAAGCCTGGGCTAAAGAGCAATTGACAGAGGAAGACCTTAATTATCTATCTACACTCCCTGAAACACTTGAGCTCCCTTTATCTAATAAAGAACAATTATATGCTTGTCACGCCACCCCTAGTAGTTTATTCGATGTTATTTCAAATGAAGCTGACAATGACTCGTTTTCTGTATACACAAAGGCAAATAATCGAGCCACTTATTATGCTTATGGCCATATTCACTTACCATTTTTACGAGCATTTTCTGAGAAAAAAATAATGAATACTGGTAGTGTAGGTCTTCCTTTTGATGGTGATGTAAGAGCATCGTATATAGTGCTAGATAGTACTCATAACGATATTAACATTCAATTTCGCAGAGTTAGCTATGATGTAGAAAAAGCTTGCCATGCTTTAGATGAGACTAACTATCCAGAAACCGCTAAAAAAGTAGTGAAAAAAATTTATACGACTGGCTCAAAACCTTAA